A part of Mycolicibacterium sp. TUM20985 genomic DNA contains:
- a CDS encoding IS110 family RNA-guided transposase produces the protein MLAETVDFVIGVDTHRDSHTAAVVTAGGGLVERLTVATDAFGFRKLDVLAATHATGRRVWAIEGTGSFGAGLTTHLLERGEWVVEIDRPARPARRDGAKSDDLDAVRAAREALAREHLAAPRARGDREAMRVLLTTREGAIVARTKAIGQLKALIVNAPQALRDQLRRGTTDEQLNRCARLRTLPSHSVEHRATVRAIRATARRALMLEAEAAEHETELELLVTAACPQLLERPGIGVITAAQFLISWSHRGRIRNEAAFAALAGAAPIPASSGATVRHRLNRAGDRQLNRALHTVALTRLRFEPTTKAYAARRTAEGKTPREIKRCLKRVIAREVYRIMQTHAASITSVEKVA, from the coding sequence ATGTTGGCAGAAACCGTCGACTTCGTCATCGGCGTCGACACCCATCGCGATTCACACACCGCCGCCGTGGTCACCGCCGGCGGGGGGCTCGTCGAACGACTCACCGTGGCCACCGACGCGTTCGGCTTCCGCAAGCTCGACGTCTTGGCCGCAACGCACGCCACTGGCCGGCGGGTCTGGGCGATAGAGGGCACCGGCAGCTTCGGCGCGGGTTTGACTACCCATCTGCTCGAACGTGGCGAATGGGTCGTTGAGATCGACCGTCCCGCCCGCCCGGCACGCCGTGACGGAGCGAAGTCAGATGATCTGGATGCCGTGCGAGCCGCGCGCGAGGCACTGGCACGCGAGCACCTCGCTGCCCCGCGGGCTCGCGGTGACCGAGAGGCGATGCGTGTACTGCTGACCACCCGCGAAGGTGCAATCGTCGCCCGCACCAAAGCAATTGGCCAACTCAAAGCACTCATCGTCAACGCTCCCCAAGCGCTGCGCGATCAACTGCGTCGCGGCACCACCGACGAGCAACTCAACCGCTGCGCACGGCTTCGCACCCTTCCCAGTCACTCCGTGGAGCACCGCGCGACCGTGCGGGCCATCCGTGCCACTGCTCGCCGCGCACTGATGCTGGAAGCCGAAGCCGCAGAACACGAAACCGAACTGGAGCTCCTCGTCACCGCCGCCTGCCCGCAACTGCTCGAGCGCCCCGGAATCGGCGTCATCACCGCCGCCCAATTCCTCATCTCGTGGTCACACCGCGGCCGCATCCGCAACGAAGCCGCCTTCGCGGCCCTAGCCGGTGCAGCACCGATTCCAGCCAGCAGCGGCGCCACCGTGCGACACCGCCTCAACAGAGCCGGGGACCGACAACTCAACCGCGCACTGCACACCGTGGCATTGACTCGCCTCCGTTTCGAACCGACCACCAAGGCCTACGCCGCGCGACGCACGGCCGAAGGAAAGACACCCCGAGAGATCAAACGCTGCCTCAAACGCGTCATTGCCCGCGAGGTCTACCGCATCATGCAGACCCACGCGGCGTCGATCACCTCCGTCGAGAAGGTGGCTTGA
- the istA gene encoding IS21 family transposase, whose translation MISLEDWALIRHLHRSEGLSQRAIARQMGIARDTVAGALASDVPPKYERRAVTPAIDTVEPRIRALLSAYPGMPATVIAERIGWTGSISWFRERVRAVRPEYLPADPVDRLEHPPGRVAQCDLWFPAPKIAVGFGQEAMLPVLVMVAAFSRFIAAVMLPSRQTMDLVAGMWQLLASSFAAVPHELWWDNEAGIGRRGRLADPVTALMGTLGSRMVQLKPYDPESKGMVERANRYLETSFLPGRSFDSPHDFNSQLGQWLPTANSRHVRVLDGRPVDFLDRDRAQMLVLPPVPPVIDTVAHQRLGRDYYVRVAGNDYSVDPTAIGQLVDVRTTLAQVTVSRSGHLLAAHDRCWAARQTLTDPAHVATAAAMRRQFQTGPAPLAGEHLARDLAEYDRAFGVDFTSSATGFDGEVA comes from the coding sequence GTGATCTCCTTGGAAGATTGGGCCTTGATTCGGCATCTTCACCGCAGCGAGGGTCTGTCGCAGCGGGCTATCGCACGGCAGATGGGTATTGCGCGCGACACTGTGGCTGGGGCGTTGGCCAGCGACGTCCCACCGAAATATGAGCGGCGGGCGGTGACGCCGGCGATCGATACCGTGGAGCCACGGATTCGGGCTTTGTTGTCGGCCTATCCCGGGATGCCGGCGACGGTGATCGCGGAGCGGATTGGGTGGACGGGTTCGATCTCGTGGTTTCGGGAGCGGGTCCGGGCGGTTCGCCCGGAGTACCTGCCCGCTGATCCGGTGGATCGCCTCGAGCATCCGCCCGGTCGGGTGGCGCAGTGCGATCTGTGGTTCCCGGCGCCCAAGATCGCGGTGGGGTTCGGTCAGGAGGCGATGCTGCCGGTCTTGGTGATGGTGGCGGCGTTCTCAAGGTTCATCGCCGCGGTGATGCTGCCGTCGCGCCAAACGATGGATCTGGTGGCCGGGATGTGGCAGCTGCTGGCGAGCAGCTTCGCCGCGGTGCCGCACGAGTTGTGGTGGGACAACGAAGCCGGGATCGGACGTCGGGGCCGGTTGGCCGATCCGGTGACTGCGTTGATGGGCACGCTGGGATCGCGGATGGTGCAACTCAAACCCTATGACCCCGAATCGAAGGGAATGGTGGAACGAGCCAACCGCTACCTGGAGACCTCGTTCCTGCCCGGACGCAGCTTCGACTCCCCGCACGACTTCAATAGTCAACTGGGGCAATGGCTTCCGACCGCCAACAGTCGTCATGTGCGTGTCCTCGACGGGCGTCCCGTTGATTTCCTGGATCGTGATCGAGCTCAGATGCTGGTCCTGCCACCCGTGCCTCCGGTGATCGACACCGTGGCGCACCAACGGCTGGGACGGGACTACTACGTCCGGGTGGCCGGCAATGACTACTCGGTGGATCCGACGGCGATCGGTCAACTCGTCGACGTTCGCACCACCCTGGCCCAGGTGACGGTGAGCCGATCCGGGCATCTGCTGGCGGCTCATGACCGCTGCTGGGCGGCACGTCAAACCCTGACCGACCCGGCCCACGTCGCGACCGCCGCGGCGATGCGCCGCCAATTCCAGACGGGCCCGGCTCCACTGGCAGGCGAGCATCTGGCGCGGGACTTGGCCGAGTACGACCGTGCCTTCGGTGTCGACTTCACCAGCAGTGCAACCGGATTCGACGGGGAGGTGGCCTGA